One stretch of Cystobacter fuscus DSM 2262 DNA includes these proteins:
- a CDS encoding trifunctional serine/threonine-protein kinase/ATP-binding protein/sensor histidine kinase, whose translation MLEIPGYRVLGTLRAAGSNVLFQAVREADGQPVIIKTPMAPSPGARESERYRREFAILQRLRDVRGVAQAYACEQLDERPLLVLEQVQGRTLSESTGQPLELSRFLNLALSLASTLGEIHCRTVIHKDIKPSNIIETPSGEARIIDFGVATLHKVEHLDAAPTHLVEGTLAYMSPEQTGRMNRAVDYRTDFYSLGVTFYELLTGQRPFQGKDALEWFHAHMAQRPRPPHELNPRVPPALSALVLKLLAKVAEERYQSAEGLLADLERCREGKQEVFTLGTQDIPTQFQLPQRLYGREAQVATLLEGFERVARTGQPELILVSGYSGIGKSSVVNELHKPVVERRGFFLSGKFDQFQRDIPYATPAQTLRGLVQQLLAGSEEELGGWREQVNRAWGMEGQALVDLVPQLEVLVGPQPALQQLPPNESQRRFHRVVRQFLSVFATPEHPMVVFLDDLQWADLASLQWLAHMLSQPEVLPVLWIGAYRDNEVSPTHSLMQVLEEARKAGARMTDIHLGPLSAEQVEHLVTDTLPGAAREVVGPLSALVHEKTGGNPFFLLQLLVALHQDGLLVRAPGGGWRWDAEGVRSRGYSENIVDFMVGKLRQFPSATQHLLRLAACVGNVFSLRMLTTLSGLSTEGAVEQGIEPALQEGMLVRSGPEQYRFQHDRIQQAAHALIPEEERKAIHLRIGRLLLASLSPEALRESLFDVVSQLNTGWELIEEPAERQHLMRLNAEAGDKARAAMALRPAITYFSTAFALIPGDPWETEPELAFKLRLSQARCEFMDGNIVEARRQVEALHPRAPTRADAVAVYLLRISIHFAMSESQQGLAIMRECLALLGMPLSPNPTWEEAVAAHAEVWSLLGERPIDSLIDLPLMTDPDVKLAVSTLLEFYPTAHATSNHLFIIIVSRIVSLSIRHGFVDAATPGYSWFGFISCAYFKRYREGLAFSKLALGFVERYNLTAHRGRVLYSMQFCSCWNRPLPQAQELVIKALHHTLQVGDILGAAYSNWYIVYNRLFMGHHLDEVYRETLVRGQFLRETGVKEPQDYLLLEQRHVQNLRGLTHAFGTLNGEGFDEQAFEAQLPRRHAALKSNYWLARLKSRFMSGAYAEAREASDKAAELSWVMRGTLPHCAFHFYRALTLAACFEEATPEEQPRLLEAIQSHQRQLAEWAENCPENFLALERMVSAELARIEGRSEEATRAYEQAIRLAREKGSAPVVALASELAANFWRTREAPIVAYTFAREARAAYQQWGALGKVQHLETLWPHLSPSTDPQDEQTTSTTDSTHIDALTVVKAQQAVSSEIELGRLVKTLLHAAIENAGAQRGALLLPDGDSLSVAALSDTSSGEAASALPWTLLAYVRRTREHVLIGDASKPHPFSSDEYLARGQARSVLCLPLLRQERFSGALYLENHLATNAFNPVRLALLGHLASQAAISIENARLYEDVQRARTELRQANEELEQRVEERTRELKQAQARLVDTAREVGMAEVAANVLHNVGNVLTSAVVNLEVMRKAVGSLRVGRVKQAGTLLVEHQKDLVDFLTNNSRGSRLPDYLSALGEELMKDQTRLMEDMEAMNRHIEHIRAIVQVQQTYAKSSLMTEECELPLLIDDALRIQMASLQRHGVTVHRELSSVPRVRADKHKVLQILINLISNAKQALDPMPEGQRNLWVKMKAEGPMVRIQVEDDGVGITPEVKGKLFSHGFTTRKEGHGFGLHSSALAAQLLQGRLTIESEGPGKGAVTTLELPLS comes from the coding sequence ATGTTGGAGATTCCGGGATATAGGGTCCTTGGCACCCTCCGAGCCGCGGGCTCGAACGTCCTGTTCCAGGCGGTACGCGAGGCGGATGGCCAGCCCGTCATCATCAAGACGCCCATGGCGCCATCGCCCGGCGCCAGGGAGAGCGAGCGCTACCGGCGGGAGTTCGCCATCCTGCAGCGGCTACGGGACGTGCGCGGCGTGGCCCAAGCCTATGCCTGCGAGCAACTCGACGAGCGTCCCTTGCTCGTTCTGGAGCAGGTGCAGGGCCGGACCCTGTCCGAATCCACGGGCCAGCCCCTGGAGCTCTCCCGGTTCCTGAATCTGGCCCTCTCCCTGGCCTCCACCCTGGGGGAGATCCACTGCCGCACCGTCATCCACAAGGACATCAAGCCCTCCAACATCATCGAGACACCTTCGGGCGAAGCCCGCATCATCGATTTCGGGGTGGCCACGCTGCACAAGGTGGAGCACCTGGACGCGGCGCCCACCCACCTGGTCGAAGGCACGCTGGCCTACATGTCACCGGAGCAGACGGGGCGAATGAACCGGGCGGTGGACTACCGCACGGACTTCTACTCGCTGGGCGTCACCTTCTACGAGCTGCTCACGGGGCAGCGCCCCTTCCAGGGGAAGGATGCACTCGAGTGGTTCCACGCCCACATGGCGCAGCGGCCCCGGCCTCCGCACGAACTGAACCCTCGGGTGCCCCCCGCCTTGTCCGCCCTCGTCCTCAAGCTGCTGGCCAAGGTGGCCGAGGAGCGCTACCAGAGCGCCGAGGGACTCCTGGCGGACCTGGAGCGCTGCCGCGAGGGCAAGCAAGAGGTCTTCACGCTGGGGACTCAGGACATCCCCACCCAGTTCCAACTGCCCCAACGGCTCTACGGACGTGAAGCCCAGGTGGCCACCCTGCTCGAGGGCTTCGAGCGGGTGGCTCGCACCGGCCAGCCGGAGCTGATCCTCGTCAGTGGTTACTCGGGCATTGGCAAGTCCTCGGTGGTGAACGAGTTGCACAAGCCCGTGGTGGAGCGCCGCGGCTTCTTCCTGAGCGGCAAGTTCGACCAGTTCCAGCGGGACATTCCCTACGCCACTCCGGCCCAGACACTCCGGGGTCTCGTGCAGCAATTGCTGGCGGGCAGTGAGGAGGAACTCGGCGGGTGGCGGGAGCAGGTGAATCGGGCCTGGGGCATGGAGGGCCAGGCGCTCGTGGACCTGGTGCCCCAACTCGAGGTGCTGGTGGGCCCCCAGCCCGCGCTCCAGCAGTTGCCCCCGAACGAATCCCAACGCCGCTTCCATCGAGTGGTCCGCCAATTCCTCTCGGTATTCGCCACCCCGGAGCACCCCATGGTGGTGTTCCTCGATGACTTGCAGTGGGCGGACCTGGCCAGTCTGCAATGGCTCGCACACATGCTGTCCCAGCCCGAGGTCCTCCCGGTGCTCTGGATTGGCGCCTACCGGGACAACGAGGTGAGCCCCACCCACTCGTTGATGCAGGTGTTGGAGGAGGCGCGCAAGGCGGGGGCGAGGATGACGGACATCCACCTGGGGCCGCTGAGCGCGGAGCAGGTGGAGCACCTGGTGACCGATACACTGCCGGGTGCGGCGAGAGAGGTCGTCGGTCCCCTCTCGGCCCTGGTGCACGAGAAGACAGGGGGCAACCCCTTCTTCCTGCTGCAACTGCTGGTGGCTCTCCACCAGGATGGTCTGCTGGTGCGGGCGCCCGGAGGCGGCTGGCGGTGGGACGCCGAAGGGGTACGGTCCCGGGGCTATTCGGAAAACATCGTCGACTTCATGGTGGGCAAGCTGCGCCAGTTCCCCTCGGCCACGCAGCATCTGCTGCGGCTGGCCGCGTGTGTGGGCAATGTCTTCTCCCTCCGGATGTTGACCACCCTCTCCGGTCTGTCCACGGAAGGAGCGGTGGAGCAGGGAATCGAGCCCGCGCTCCAGGAAGGCATGCTGGTGCGCTCCGGCCCGGAGCAGTACCGCTTCCAACATGACCGCATCCAGCAGGCCGCCCATGCCCTCATTCCCGAGGAGGAGCGCAAGGCCATCCACCTGCGCATCGGCCGCCTGTTGCTCGCGAGCCTCTCCCCGGAGGCGCTGCGCGAGTCGCTCTTCGACGTGGTGAGCCAGCTCAACACCGGGTGGGAGCTCATCGAAGAACCCGCGGAGCGCCAGCACCTCATGCGGCTGAACGCCGAGGCGGGGGACAAGGCCCGGGCCGCGATGGCGCTGCGCCCCGCCATCACCTACTTCTCGACGGCCTTCGCGCTCATCCCGGGAGACCCCTGGGAGACGGAGCCCGAGCTGGCCTTCAAACTGCGACTCTCCCAGGCGCGCTGCGAATTCATGGACGGCAACATCGTCGAGGCGCGCCGTCAGGTCGAGGCGTTGCACCCCCGGGCACCAACCCGTGCGGACGCCGTGGCCGTCTACCTCCTGAGGATAAGCATCCACTTCGCCATGAGCGAGAGCCAGCAAGGTCTGGCCATCATGCGGGAGTGCCTGGCCTTGCTGGGCATGCCACTTTCCCCGAATCCCACCTGGGAGGAGGCGGTGGCCGCCCATGCGGAGGTGTGGTCCCTGCTGGGGGAGCGCCCCATCGACAGCCTCATCGATCTGCCACTCATGACCGACCCGGACGTGAAGCTGGCCGTCAGCACCCTCCTGGAGTTCTACCCCACCGCGCACGCCACCAGCAACCACCTGTTCATCATCATCGTGAGCCGGATTGTTTCCCTCTCCATCCGCCATGGTTTCGTGGATGCCGCCACGCCCGGATACAGCTGGTTTGGCTTCATCTCTTGCGCATATTTCAAGCGGTACCGGGAAGGCCTTGCCTTCTCCAAGCTCGCCCTCGGGTTCGTCGAGCGCTACAACCTGACCGCCCACCGCGGAAGGGTTCTCTACAGCATGCAGTTCTGCAGCTGTTGGAACCGGCCCCTGCCCCAGGCGCAGGAGCTCGTCATCAAGGCGCTCCACCACACGCTTCAGGTGGGAGACATCCTGGGCGCCGCCTACAGCAACTGGTACATTGTCTACAATCGGCTCTTCATGGGACATCACCTGGATGAGGTCTACCGGGAGACGCTCGTGCGCGGCCAGTTCTTGCGCGAGACGGGGGTCAAGGAGCCCCAGGACTATCTCCTGCTGGAGCAGCGCCACGTGCAGAACCTGCGCGGGCTCACCCACGCATTCGGCACGCTCAACGGGGAGGGCTTCGATGAGCAGGCCTTCGAGGCGCAGCTCCCCAGACGCCATGCGGCCCTGAAGAGCAACTATTGGCTCGCCAGGCTCAAGTCACGGTTCATGAGTGGTGCCTACGCGGAGGCCCGGGAGGCCTCGGACAAGGCCGCCGAGCTCTCGTGGGTCATGCGCGGCACCCTCCCCCACTGCGCCTTCCACTTCTACCGCGCCCTGACCCTGGCGGCGTGCTTCGAGGAGGCCACGCCCGAGGAGCAGCCGCGGCTGCTCGAGGCCATCCAGTCACACCAGCGACAGCTCGCGGAGTGGGCGGAGAACTGCCCCGAGAACTTCCTCGCGCTCGAGCGGATGGTGTCCGCGGAGCTGGCCCGCATCGAGGGACGCTCCGAGGAGGCCACACGCGCCTATGAGCAAGCCATCCGCCTGGCCCGGGAGAAAGGGTCCGCCCCCGTCGTCGCACTGGCCAGCGAACTCGCCGCGAACTTCTGGCGCACCCGGGAGGCGCCCATCGTCGCGTATACCTTCGCGCGCGAGGCCCGGGCGGCGTACCAACAGTGGGGCGCCCTGGGCAAGGTGCAGCACCTGGAGACCCTCTGGCCCCACCTCTCCCCTTCCACGGACCCCCAGGACGAGCAGACCACCAGCACCACGGATTCCACCCACATCGACGCGCTCACGGTCGTCAAGGCCCAACAGGCCGTCTCCAGTGAAATCGAGCTCGGGCGTCTGGTGAAGACGCTGCTGCACGCGGCCATCGAGAACGCGGGCGCCCAGCGAGGCGCCCTGCTGCTGCCGGATGGGGACTCGCTCTCGGTGGCCGCCCTCTCCGACACGTCATCGGGGGAAGCGGCCTCCGCGCTGCCATGGACGCTCCTCGCCTATGTGCGGCGCACCCGCGAGCACGTGCTCATCGGCGATGCCTCCAAGCCCCACCCCTTCTCGTCCGATGAGTACCTGGCGCGCGGCCAGGCGCGGTCCGTGTTGTGCCTGCCCCTGTTGAGGCAGGAGCGATTCTCCGGAGCGCTGTACCTGGAGAACCACCTGGCCACCAATGCCTTCAACCCGGTGCGGCTGGCGTTGCTGGGACACCTGGCCTCCCAGGCGGCCATCTCCATCGAGAACGCCCGGCTCTATGAGGACGTGCAACGCGCCAGGACGGAGCTGCGCCAGGCCAATGAAGAGCTGGAGCAACGGGTGGAGGAGCGCACGCGCGAGCTCAAGCAGGCCCAGGCCCGGCTGGTGGATACGGCGCGCGAGGTGGGCATGGCGGAGGTGGCCGCCAACGTGCTGCACAACGTGGGCAACGTGCTCACCAGCGCCGTCGTCAACCTCGAGGTGATGCGCAAGGCGGTGGGCTCGCTGCGCGTAGGCCGCGTGAAGCAGGCGGGCACGCTCCTCGTGGAGCATCAGAAGGACCTGGTGGACTTCCTGACGAACAACTCCCGGGGCAGCCGCCTGCCGGACTACCTCTCGGCGCTGGGGGAGGAGTTGATGAAGGATCAGACGCGCCTGATGGAGGACATGGAGGCGATGAACCGGCACATCGAGCACATCCGCGCCATCGTCCAGGTGCAACAGACGTATGCGAAGAGCTCGTTGATGACCGAGGAGTGCGAGCTGCCCCTGCTCATCGACGACGCGCTGCGCATCCAGATGGCGTCCTTGCAACGCCATGGGGTCACCGTGCACCGGGAGCTGTCGTCGGTGCCTCGGGTGAGGGCGGACAAGCACAAGGTGCTGCAAATCCTCATCAACCTCATCAGCAACGCCAAGCAGGCGTTGGATCCGATGCCCGAGGGCCAGCGCAACCTGTGGGTGAAGATGAAGGCGGAGGGACCCATGGTCCGCATCCAGGTGGAGGATGATGGCGTGGGCATCACCCCCGAGGTGAAGGGCAAGCTGTTCTCCCACGGATTCACCACGCGCAAGGAGGGCCATGGCTTCGGCTTGCACTCCAGCGCGCTGGCCGCACAGCTCCTCCAGGGCCGCCTGACCATCGAGAGCGAAGGACCCGGCAAGGGCGCCGTCACCACCCTGGAGCTCCCTCTCTCCTAG